The genomic stretch CGCTGATTGCCAAGCGCGCGGGCGTGCCCGTGGTGCCAGTGGCGTTGCAGGGCACGGAGAAGCTGATGCCCATCAACGACTCGGACATGGGCGGCGAGCGGCTCTTCAACGCCGACGTCTTCGTGCGCTTCGGCCCGCCCTTCCGCGTGGAGGCGCTGGAGGCCGAGGTAGCGGGCGCCGAGGACCCGCGCCAGGCCCTGGTGGATGCGATGATGCGCCGGGTGGCGGAGCTGCTGCCGCCCGAGTACCGCGGCTTCTACGCGGATACCCCCGCTCCCGCGGCTCCGGCCCCGGACTGGGAGCGGCCTTCCGCCCCCGCGCCCTGAATGAAGCATTGCGGCGCGCGCCGGGACGCGGACAATGGACGCTCCCGTGACACGCGCCCGCACCGACGAACAGCTCTTTGTCTCCACCCTCCCCGGCCTGGAGCCCGCCCTGGAGGCAGAAGCCTCCGCGCTGGGCTGGAAGCCCCGCCGCGTGGACGGCGGCGTGGAGCTGGAGGGCCCGGCCGGCCTGCACCAGGACGCCAACCTGCGCCTTCGCTGCGCCAGCCGGGTGCTGCTGCGCGTGGGCCACTTCCGCGCGGGAGACTCCGACACCCTTTCCGACCGGCTGGCCGAGTTGGACCTGTCTCACGTCTGGGATGGCCGCTCGCCACCGAAGCTGTCGGTGAGCCTGAACCGCTCCCGCGTGCCAGGGCCCGACGTGGTGTTCTCCGCGGCGGCGTATGCGTGGAACGTGCCCTCGGTGGAGCGCGCGGGGCCGCTCGATGAAGAGGGCGGAGGCCTGGGCCTGACATTGCTGGTGCGGGTGGATGGCGACGCGTTCACCGTGAGCGCCGACACCAGCGGGGATGCGCTGCACCGCCGGGGCTACCGCCAGGAAGTGAGCCGCGCGCCCCTGCGTGAGACGCTGGCGGCGGGCATCCTCCGGCTGGCGGGCTACGACGGCACGCAGCCCCTGGTGGACCCGATGTGCGGCTCGGGCACCTTCCTGGTGGAGGCCGCGTGGATGGCCATGCGCCGGGCGCCAGGACTGCTGCGCGCCTTTGCCTTTGAATCCTTCCCCTCCTTCGATGCCCAGACCTGGGCCGGGCGCAAGGCGCGCGCGGAGGCGGACGCCCTGCCCGCGCCAGGGGCGGCGATTCATGGCTACGACATCAACGCGGGCTCGCTGGGGACGGCGCGGCGCAATGCCCGGCGCGCGGGGGTGACGCTCACGCTGGAGCGGCAAGACGCGCGGACGCTGAAGGCCCCCGTGGAAGGCCCGGGGTTGGTGGTGGTGAATCCGCCCTATGGCAAGCGCGTGGGCGAAGCCGAAGACCTGCCCGCGCTGTACCGGGCGCTGGGGAACACGCTGCGCCAGGGCTTCGCGGGGTGGCGCGCGGCGGTCATCCTTCCGGATGAGGCGCCGCTGATGAAGGCGCTGGGACTGGCGGGGGCGACGAGCCTTCCAGTGCGAAACGGCGGGCTGCGGTGCCGGCTGCTGCTGTCGGGACCGGGGGTGACGTGAGGCCCCGGCCGCCGCCCGCCGCGGCGTGAGGGATGCGAGCCCCGAGCCGCTGCTGCATCGGCGCGAGCGGCACGAGGCTCGGAGCCGCTGCCACCTCGGAACGAGGTGCGCTGACCTGAACGCGCGGCCCCCTGGCCTCCAGGAAGAGGCCAGGCCACAGGGCCCCGGCAAATGCGCCACCGTGAGCGGCGAGGCACCCGAACCGGCAACAACCTGGACTGGTACCTGGAACGACGCGGCGGGAACGCGGACCACACCTTCATCATCACCCAAGGACTGGCTCCGGATGCCATCACGGCGAAGTACGGCGCGCCCCGGGACGTGCTCCACTGCGATGCGTTCGAGGTCTTCCTCTACGGCAAGGACCTGGATGCGCCGATGCGCGCCGGCTTCGCGGCCGAGACAGCCGAGCGAGACGGCACCCGCGCCGGCCCCCCATGAAGACGGCCGTCCGGATGCGCCGTGCCGCCGTGCCGTGGTAACGCGGGCATGTGGAAACCTGGTTCACGCCCTTCGAGCCGAAGCCCCTCGCGGACGAACTCCCCGGGCAATTCCCAAACCCCTTCGACGAGGGCGCGCCCCACGCGCTGGCGCGCCGGGCGGCGGAATGGCTCCAGAGGGAACTCCGGGAAGGCCATCTCGCGCCTGGACTTGCGGCCTCGTGCCTCGACACGTCCGAGGGTGGAAAGATGTTCGGCATCCTCGTGGTCCAGGCGCCTGACGGACGTGTCGGATTCCTCCGCGCCTTCTCGGGCATGCTTGCTGGCCGATGGGACCTCCCCGGATTCGTGCCTCCCCTCTTCGCCCGTGACGAGCGCGAACGACTGGAGCCCGCGGGCGACGCCCTGGTGAAGCGCCTGATGGCCCGTGAGGCGTCCTTCCGCCAGTCCCCCGAGCGCGCCGCCGTCCTGACCGCGCACGACGCGCTGCAAGCACGCCAGACCGAGGCCCGCGCGGCGCTGCGCGCTACACACGACGCCCGGAAGAAGCAGCGCCATGCGAGGCGCACGGACGTCATGGCCTCGGACTCGCTGAGTGAGGAGGCGAAGCGAGCGACGCTGCATGCGCTCGACCAGGAAAGCCGGGGGGACAAGGCGGAATTGCGGAGACTGGAGGCGGAACACGACGAGGCGCAGCGGGCGCTCGCGCCCCAGCGGGCCCGCATGGAGCGGCGGCTTCGCGCCATGGAGCGACTGCGGCGCATCGTCTGCCGTGCGCTGATGAAGCGCCTGCACGACACCTACGTGGTGCCCAATGCACGAGGAGAACACCGTTACCTGCGCGGCCTCTACGCCAGAGGCGAGCCCCCATCGGGCGCGGCGGACTGCGCCGGGCCCAAGCTTCTGGCACATGCCCTCAGCCAGGGCTTCCGTCCGCTTGCGCTCGCCGAGTTCTGGTGGGGTGCTCCTCCTCCCGCGGGAGGCCGGGCCGCCGGCGCGTACTACCCCGCTTGCAAGGACAAGTGCGGGCCGCTGCTGCCGTACATGCTGGACGGTCTCCCTGTCTCCGCGCCCCGGCCCTTCACGGTGCCCGTGCTGCCGTCACGAGGGCTGGACATCGTCTTCGAGGACGAATGGCTCGTGGTGGTGGACAAGCCGGAGGGCCTGCTCTCCCTGCCCGCGAAGGACGTCTCGGTGGAGGACTCCGTGCTCGCCCGGCTGCGCGCGCGATCTCCGGAAGCGACGGGGACGATGCCCGCGCACCGGCTCGACCTGGACACGTCGGGGCTGCTCGTCGCGGCGAAGGACGCGCGCACCTACACGGCCTTGCAGCGCCAGTTCGCCGGGCGCGAGGTGTACAAGCGCTACGTCGCATGGGTCGAAGGAAACGTCCGGGGCGAGCGCGGCACCATCGACTTTCCCATGCGCGTGGACCTGGACGACCGGCCCCGGCAGATTCATGACCCCGTGCACGGCAAGCCCGCGGTGACGGAGTGGCACGCGCTTGAACGCAGCCACGGCCGCACGAAGGTGGCCCTCTTTCCGCTCACCGGGAGGACACACCAGCTGCGCGTTCACGCGGCCCATCCGCTCGGCCTTGGCGCACCCATCGTTGGCGACCGCCTCTATGGCCACCCGGGTCCCCGATTGCATCTGCATGCGGAGGCCCTGTCGTTCCAGCACCCTGTCACGGGACAGCGCATCACGCTGGAGCGGCCGGCGCCCTTCTGACCTCGCGTATCTCGACCGCCAGCCTGCGCCGCACGAGGGCGCCGCGACGCCCGGAGCACCATCGACGCGGGCCCTGGGTGAGAGGTCCCGACCTCGCTGTTCGAACGCGCCGCCCCCTCTGCGCATCCACCGTTCCCGGGCACGCGAAGCAGAGCCCCTCCCTGGGGACGCCCCCCTCAAAGGCGGTGACTTCAATGAGGCGTGCGTCCCTGTCACTGCCCCGGTGGGGCCCCCGCTATCAGCGCGAAGACCAGCACCTGGCGACCGCAGCAGGCAAGGCATGCGTCCTGACCAGCGAGGTGCCAGGCCGCATCGCTATTACAGGCGCCCGCATTCATCCCGGGCCGCGCACCTGGACACCACAGGTGGCGATGTGCGGAGCCTGGCGCCACGACAGGCCGCGTCGCCATGGCAGACGCCCGCGTTCAGCGCGCGACGACGTGCCTAGAAACCACAGCAGGCGATGTACGCGTCCTGGCAAGCGCTGCGG from Myxococcus xanthus encodes the following:
- a CDS encoding THUMP domain-containing class I SAM-dependent RNA methyltransferase, whose protein sequence is MDAPVTRARTDEQLFVSTLPGLEPALEAEASALGWKPRRVDGGVELEGPAGLHQDANLRLRCASRVLLRVGHFRAGDSDTLSDRLAELDLSHVWDGRSPPKLSVSLNRSRVPGPDVVFSAAAYAWNVPSVERAGPLDEEGGGLGLTLLVRVDGDAFTVSADTSGDALHRRGYRQEVSRAPLRETLAAGILRLAGYDGTQPLVDPMCGSGTFLVEAAWMAMRRAPGLLRAFAFESFPSFDAQTWAGRKARAEADALPAPGAAIHGYDINAGSLGTARRNARRAGVTLTLERQDARTLKAPVEGPGLVVVNPPYGKRVGEAEDLPALYRALGNTLRQGFAGWRAAVILPDEAPLMKALGLAGATSLPVRNGGLRCRLLLSGPGVT
- a CDS encoding RluA family pseudouridine synthase; translation: METWFTPFEPKPLADELPGQFPNPFDEGAPHALARRAAEWLQRELREGHLAPGLAASCLDTSEGGKMFGILVVQAPDGRVGFLRAFSGMLAGRWDLPGFVPPLFARDERERLEPAGDALVKRLMAREASFRQSPERAAVLTAHDALQARQTEARAALRATHDARKKQRHARRTDVMASDSLSEEAKRATLHALDQESRGDKAELRRLEAEHDEAQRALAPQRARMERRLRAMERLRRIVCRALMKRLHDTYVVPNARGEHRYLRGLYARGEPPSGAADCAGPKLLAHALSQGFRPLALAEFWWGAPPPAGGRAAGAYYPACKDKCGPLLPYMLDGLPVSAPRPFTVPVLPSRGLDIVFEDEWLVVVDKPEGLLSLPAKDVSVEDSVLARLRARSPEATGTMPAHRLDLDTSGLLVAAKDARTYTALQRQFAGREVYKRYVAWVEGNVRGERGTIDFPMRVDLDDRPRQIHDPVHGKPAVTEWHALERSHGRTKVALFPLTGRTHQLRVHAAHPLGLGAPIVGDRLYGHPGPRLHLHAEALSFQHPVTGQRITLERPAPF